The following are encoded together in the Coffea arabica cultivar ET-39 chromosome 1c, Coffea Arabica ET-39 HiFi, whole genome shotgun sequence genome:
- the LOC140032603 gene encoding early nodulin-like protein 18, with the protein MYHCTTSGGLRTVSIFFFFCFCFSICLLPSFSGSVTATTAPAPAPAASEYKNYTVGDSLGWYDTLENPKVDYQKWVAGKNFSLGDFLIFNTDNNHSIIQTFNFTTYKNCDYDNASDNDTVQWAPADPSSTSPHPISVAVPLLKVGMTYFFSSDYDGEQCKNGQHFKINVKYGHGLPPSLKSPSNEALAPNNPVPGDDDSAPDTLVPSNFDNPQTVSDNAEPSESATLSAFSYLFGVKLCWTLILLGVYGIVFN; encoded by the exons ATGTACCATTGTACAACAAGCGGTGGCCTTAGAACCGTcagcattttcttcttcttctgcttctgCTTCAGTATCTGTCTTCTGCCGTCTTTTTCAGGATCTGTTACTGCAACAACTGCGCCAGCGCCAGCACCAGCAGCTTCTGAGTACAAGAACTACACTGTTGGAGATTCTCTGGGCTGGTACGATACTCTTGAAAATCCCAAAGTTGATTACCAAAAATGGGTTGCTGGCAAGAATTTCAGCCTTGGTGATTTCCTCA TTTTCAACACAGACaacaatcattcaatcatcCAGACCTTCAACTTCACAACATACAAAAACTGCGATTATGACAATGCCTCAGACAATGACACAGTCCAATGGGCACCTGCAGATCCATCATCAACATCTCCTCATCCAATTTCAGTTGCAGTACCCCTTCTCAAAGTTGGAATGACCTACTTTTTCTCAAGTGATTATGATGGTGAACAATGCAAAAATGGCCAACATTTcaaaataaatgtaaaatatgGCCATGGCTTGCCACCAAGCCTCAAAAGCCCTTCTAATGAAGCCCTAGCACCTAATAATCCTGTCCCCGGTGATGATGATTCTGCACCAGATACGTTAGTTCCTTCCAACTTCGATAATCCACAAACCGTCAGCGATAATGCTGAACCATCAGAGTCTGCAACCCTTTCTGCATTCTCTTATTTGTTTGGTGTCAAATTGTGTTGGACTCTGATTTTGCTGGGAGTATATGGTATTGTATTTAATTAG